The Streptomyces tendae DNA segment TGAGGGCGAAGCGGACGCCCAGGCCGAGGTCCCGCGCCCACTGACGAGCACTCATACGACCCGCTCCATGTCACGGGACTTGCCGTCGCGGACGACGATCTCGCGGTCGGAGTACGCGGCGACGCGCGCCTCGTGGGTGACGAGGACGACGGCGGCGTTGGTGGAACGGGCGGCCTCGGTGAGGAGCTCCATCACCCGCTCGCCGTTGAGGGAGTCGAGCGCGCCGGTCGGTTCGTCGGCGAACACCACCCGCGGGTTGGTGACCAGGGCGCGGGCGACGGCGACGCGCTGGCCCTGACCGCCGGACACCTCGCCGGGGCGCTTCCCGCCGACGTCCGCGACCTCCAGGCGCTCCAGCCAGGACAGCGCGGTCCGCTCGGCCTCCTTGCGGGGGGTGCCGTTGAGCCGCAGTGGCAGGGCGACGTTCTCCACGCAGGTGAGTTCGGGGACGAGCTGGCCGAACTGGAAGACGAAGCCGAACTCGGAGCGGCGCAGCGCGCTGCGCTCGGAGTCGTTCATCGCGGTCAGCTCGCGCCCGTTGTACGTGATGGACCCGGAGTCGGGGGTCACGATGCCGGCGAGGCAGTGCAGCAGGGTGGACTTGCCGGAGCCGGAGGGCCCCATCACGGCGACGACCTCACCGGGGTGGATCGAGAAGCCGGCCCCGTCGAGCGCCTTGGTCGGGCCGTAGATCTTGTGCAGGTCCTGCGCGGTGAGCAGGGAACCGGCGGGTGCGGACGTGGTCATCGGGCCACCGCCTCACGGAGTTTGTCGAGGCGGGCCGCGGTGAGCTCAAGCCAGCGCAGGTCGGCCTCGAGGTGGAAGAGGGCGTGGTCACAGATCAGCTGGTCGGCGAGATCGCCCGTGCGCTTGCGGTCGGTGAGGATGCGCATGCTGCGCAGGTGCTCCGAGCGCTGCGTGTCCAGGACGTCGGCCGCGTCGCGTTCGGTGAGGAGGGCGAGGACGACCTTGGTGTAGAGCGTCGACTGGAGGTACGGCTCGGGCTTCTCCGGCGTGGCGAGCCAGCGGGCGACATCGGTGATGCCGGCCTCGGTGATGGCGTACCGCTTGCGCTCAGGGCCGCCGCCGGCCTCGATGCCGTCGACTTCGACGAGACCGTTCTTCAGCAGGCGGGACATCGTCGAGTAGACCTGGCCGTAGTGCAGCGGCCGGTCGTGACCGAACTTCTCGTCGAAGGCGCGCTTCAGGTCGTAGCCGTGACGCGGGCCGGACTCCAGGAGCCCCAGGAGGGTGTGACCGATGGACATGGGGAGCACTCTACACACGGTGTATACGCACGATGTATACGCGCGGTGCGGAGTCCGTGCCGGTGAGTGCGCCGCCGCTGGTGGGGCCGCATTGTCACGGTTCTGTCACCGGCTCTCGGACGCATGTCCGCACCGGTTCTCGGACGCCTGCGGACATGCGTCCGGCCCCCGCCTCGTGCGGCGGGGGCCGGTTCAGTCGGAGGGCGCGGTCCCGCCTCCCGGCGGCGCGGTCCCGCCTCCCGGCGGCGCGGTCCCGCCCGGGGGCGGGCGGCCGCCGGGCGGTGGTCCGGCGGCCGGTGGTCCGGCGGCCGGGGGGCGGCCGCGGCGGGGGAGGGGGCCGGCCTCGCCGGGGAGGCGGCCCGCCTCGGCGAGGGCCCGGCGCAGCAGGAACTCGATCTGCGCGTTGGCGGACCGCAGCTCGTCGCCGGCCCAGCGGGCCAGCGCCTCGTACACCGCCGGGTCCAGTCGCAGCAGCACCTGCTTGCGCTGCTGCCGGCGCTGCGGGGCCGGGCCCCCGGACGGTGCCGTCACTGGTAGAGCGTCCCGGTGTTGAGGACCGGCTGCGCCGAGCGGTCCCCGCACAGCACCACCATCAGGTTGGACACCATCGCCGCCTTGCGCTCGGAGTCCAGCTCCACGATGTCGTGCTCCTGGATGCGGGCCAGGGCCGACTCGACCATGCCCACGGCGCCCTCCACGATCTGCTGCCGGGCCGCGACGACCGCGCCGGCCTGCTGCCGCTGGAGCATCGCCGAGGCGATCTCGGGGGCGTAGGCGAGATGCGTGAAGCGGGACTCGATGATCTGCACCCCGGCCGCCTCCACGCGCGCGTGCAGTTCGACGGCCAGCTTCTCGGTGATCTCCTCGGCGTTGCCGCGCAGCGACAGGCCGTCCTCGTCGTGGGCGTCGTAGGGGTACTCGATGGCGATGTGCCGCACGGCCGCCTCGGTCTGGGTGGAGACGAACTCGACGTAGTCGTCCACCTCGAAGGTGGCCTGGGCGGTGTCCTCGACCCGCCACACCACGACCGCGGCCAGCTCGATCGGATTGCCGTAGGCGTCGTTCACCTTCAGCACCGCGGTCTCGTGGTTGCGGACCCGGGTGGAGATCTTGGTGCGGGAGGTGAAGGGGTTCACCCAGCGCAGGCCGTCCTCGCGGATGGTGCCCCGGTAGCGGCCGAACAGCTGCACCACCCGGGCCTCGCCCGGCGCCACCATGTTCAGTCCGCACATCGCGATGAACGCGGCGAGCGCGACCAGGATGCCGCCGACGATGAGGACGGCCTTGGCGGCGGTGCCGTCCACCGTCGTGGCGACGACGATCATCGCCACGCCGGCCGCCAGGCCGAGCAGCCCCAGCAGCAGGGCGAGGCCGCCGCCGATGCTGTGCGCCTTGACCTCCCGGACGCGTGGGGCCGGCATCTCGGGTACGTCGGCCGTGACCTGCGGGTCGTGCGTGGGCATGGATGCTCCCCCGTATCTCCGTGCGGCTGCGCACGGCGCTGTTCGTGCGGTGGTGTCGTCTGTCGGTCGCCTATCGACTTCCTATCCAAGTGATATCACATTATCGGTTCACGGCAACCTCCTGCGCGTTTCGCACGTCGGTTCCTTTGGGGTGGGTGCTGATTGTCACGTCCGTAAAGGCCGGATCGGCAGCCCTTTGTCATAGCTCCCGGTGCTAGCTTGCTGAGCTGACCTGAGCGGCGAACGCGTGTGCCTGCTGTGCACACAGATACGAAGCGGAGCGGAACGGGCGTATGGGACGAGCGGAAGAAAGACGCGCACGACAGCGCGGCGGGCGCCGTGCGGCACCCAAGGGCCGCCGCGCTGACGGTGCGGCCGGCCGCACCGGCATACGCCGCCTCTTCACCTGGAAGAAGATCGTCGGCACCTTCTTCACCCTGTGCCTGCTCGGCATGGGCGCCTTCATCGTGCTGTACATGGTGATCGACATCCCCGAGGGGAACGCCGACGCCGAGCTGCAGAGCAACGTCTACGAGTACAGCGACGGCACCATCATGGCCCGCGACGGCGACCGCAACCGCGAGATCGTCGACCTGGCCCGGGTCCCCAAGGACGTCCAGCGGACCTTCGTCGCAGCCGAGAACAAGACCTTCTACAAGGACGGCGGCGTCGACCTGAAGGGCACCGCCCGCGGTGTCCTGAACACCCTGTCCGGCAAGGGCGCGCAGGGCGGCTCGACGATCACCCAGCAGTACGTCAAGAACTACTACCTGACCCAGGACCAGACCGTCAGCCGCAAGCTCAAGGAGCTGGTCATCTCCCTGAAGCTGGACCGGGAGAAGTCCAAGGACTACATCCTGGCCGGGTACATCAACACCAGCTACTACGGCCGCGGCGCCTACGGCATCCAGGCCGCCGCCCAGGCCTACTACCGGGTCGACGCCGAGGACCTGACCGTCGAGCAGGGCGCCTACCTCGCCGCGCTGCTCCAGGCGCCCAACCAGTACGACTGGGCGATCGCCAGCGACACCGGCAAGAAGCTCGTCCAGCAGCGCTGGAACTACGTCCTGGACAACATGGTCGAGCAGAAGTGGCTGGACCCGGGCGAGCGGGGCGCCATGAAGTTCCCGGTGCCGCAGGAGCCCAAGGCGGCCCCCGGCATGGAGGGCCAGACCGGCTACCTGGTCGAGGCGGCCAACACGGCGGTCAAGAAGCAGCTCGTCGAGCAGGGCGTCGCGGAGGACCTGGAACAGGCCAAGGCGCTGCTGGACCGCGGCGGCTACACCATCACGCTCAACATCGACAAGAAGAAGCAGAAGGCGCTGGAGAAGGCGGTCAAGGAGCGGCTCACCAGCAAGCTCGACCCGAAGAAGCGCAAGGTCGACGCCGACGTCCAGGCCGGCGCCGTCTCCGTGGACCCGAGGACCGGCAAGGTCGTGGCCATGTACGGCGGCGTGGACTACGTGAAGCACTACACCAACAACGCCACCCGCCAGGACTACCAGCCGGCCTCCACCTTCAAGCCGGTGATCCTCGCCGCGGCCGTCGAGAAGGGCGCCGAGACGCAGGACGGCGTGCCGATCACGGCCGACACGCTGTACGACGGCGACAGCGAGCACCCCGTCACGGACGACGGCAAGGAGGTCGGCTTCGCGCCGCCCAACGAGGACGACACCAACTACGGCGAGATCCCCGTCCAGGAGGCGATGAACAAGTCCGTCAACTCGGTGTTCGCGCAGATGGGCGTCGACGTCGGCATGACCGAGGTGATGCGGGTCGCGGGCGAGCTCGGCATGTCCGAGGACCTGGACCCGTACCCCGCGCAGACGCTGGGCAGCATGGGCGCGAGCCCTCTGCAGATGGCCGGCGTCTACGCCACCCTCGCCAACCACGGCAAGAAGGTCACGCCGTCGATCGTGAAGACGGTCGAGCACAAGGACCGCACCCTGGAGATGCCCGACCCGGTCGGCCAGTCGGTGATCAGCCGCCGGGCCGCCGACACGGTCACCTCGGTGCTCACCGGAGTGGTCGACGACGGCACCGCCAAGGCCTCCGTACGCGACAACCCGCTGCGCGACGGCCAGCAGGTGGCGGGCAAGACCGGTACGTCCGACAACAACAAGTCGGCGTGGTTCACCGGGTACACGCCCGAGCTGGTCACCTCCGTCGGCCTGTTCGGCGAGGACGACAAGGAACCGCATCCGCAGGTGCCGATGTACAAGGCCGGCGGCGTCGACCACCGCGTCAACGGCGGTGGCTTCCCCGCCGAGATCTGGGCGGCGTACACCTTCGGGGTGATGGACGAGGTCAAGAAGTTCGACCTGGAGACCGAGCAGGGCTCGGGCGTCAAGCCGACCAGGAGCCCGACGCAGTCGGAGACGCCGTCGCAGACCCCGAGCCAGGAGCCGACGACGGAGGAACCCACCACCTCGGCGCCGCCGCAGACCTCCTCCGCGCCGCCGACGTCGGAGCCGCCGAGCCAGACGCCGACGACGCAGCCCCCGACCTCGTCCAGTCCGCCGCCGACCTTCGAGCTCCCGGGCGGCCCGGACGAACCTCTGAACAACGACCGGGAGTGACAACCCCCTGAAGGGGCGCGCGGAACCGCGCGACCGACCCACGACCCGCCGCGCCCGGCGCATGGCCGCACCCCCCGCGGCGGCGCCCCGCACGCGCGAGAGGGGCGCCCGGTGTGGTCACCGGGCGCCCCTCTCGCGCGTCGGCGACCCCTCAGCCGTGGTTCAGCTCGAACCACACCACCTTGCCGGTGCTCAGCCGGGTCGCGCCCCAGCGCCGGGCCAGCCGGTTCACCAGGTACAGCCCGCGGCCGCCCTCGTCGGTGGCGCGCGCCTGCCGCAGCCGCGGCAGCTGCGGCACGTCGTCGCCGACCTCGCAGCGCAGCACGTCGGTGCGCAGCAGCCGCAGCGTCACCGGCCGGGTCGCGTACCGCACGGCGTTGGTCACGACCTCGCTGACCAGCAGCTCCACCGAGTCGCTCAGCTCGTCCATGCCCCAGCGGGACAGCTGCCGCCGGGCCAGACGGCGGGCCCGGCCGGGCGCCGCGTCCTCCGGCTCCAGGAACCAGTACGCCACGTCGCTCGGCGCGATCCCGTCGAAGCGGGCGGCGAGCAGCGCGATGTCGTCGTCCCGGTCGCCCGGCCCGAGCATGTCGAGCACCTCGTCGCAGAGCGCCTCCAGCGGCGGCGGGTGGTCCGGGCCGGTGAGCTGCGCGGTCGCGGCGAGCTTCTCCCGCAGCTGCTCGATGCCGGTCCACACGTCCCGCAGCCGGGACTCCACCAGGCCGTCGGTGTAGAGCAGCAGGGTCGCCCCCGCGGGCGCCTCCAGCTCCACGGCCTCGAAGTCCACCCCGCCCACGCCGATCGGGGCGCCCGCGGGCACCCGCAGCACCTCCGCGCGCCCGCCCAGGTGCAGCAGCACGGGCGGCGGATGGCCGGCGTTGGCGATGGTGATGCGGTGCGCGACCGGGTCGTACACCGCGTACAGGCAGGTCGCCATGCGGTCCACACCGAGCCGCTGGGCCTGCTCGTCGAGGTGGTGCAGCACCTCCTGCGGCGGCAGGTCGAGCCCGGCCAGGGTCTGCGCCGTGGTGCGCAGCTGGCCCATGATCGCCGCCGACGTCATGGAGTGGCCCATCACGTCGCCGACCACCAGCGCCACCCGGCTGCCGGGCAGCGGGATCGCGTCGTACCAGTCGCCGCCGACCCGGGCGGTCTCCGCGGCCGGCAGGTAACGCGACGCCAGCCGTACGCCGGTGCAGCGCGGCAGGGTCTCCGGCAGCATCGTGCGCTGCAGCTCGTCCGCGATGTACGCCTCGCGCCCGTACAGCACGGCCTTGTCGATGCCCAGCGCGCTGTGCGTGGCGAGCTGGGCCGCGACCAGCAGGTCGTCGGCCTCGAACGGGATGCGCTCGGGGCGGCGCAGGAACAGTGCGGCGCCGATCACCCGGCGGCGGCCGCGCAGCGGGGCGAGGATCGCCCGCTGGCCGTCCGGGACCGCCGACGCGCCGTCCTCGCCCAGCAGTTCGGGCAGCGCCGCCCGGGCGGCGGGCGCGTCCGTGAACACCGGACGCACCCCGCGCAGCACCTCGGCGAGCGCGCTGCCCGGCCGGACCGTGCACAGCTCCTCGCCGACCGAGTCCAGTTCGGACGGCTCCGGCGGCGCGGCCGGCATGAAGCCGCCGCCCTCGGTGTCCCGCTCGGCCGGGATCCGGTCGGTGCGGCGCAGCCGCAGCACCAGCGGACCGGTGGGCCGCTCGTCGCCGACCGGCAGCGGATCGCGCAGGTACACCAGGATCGCGTCGGAGAAGGTGGGCACGGTGGCCCGGCACAGCCCCATCACGATCTCGTCCAGGTCGATGCCGCGGGCGATCCGCCGGGTGGCCGCGCCGACGAAGCGCAGCCGGTCGCCGTCCCGCCGCATCGGCGTGGGCCGGCCCGGCCGCGTCACCTGGCCGGTGCGGCGCTCCTTGCCCTCCGGCGGCCGGGCCACGCGGCCCTGCCCGTCGGCGGGCTGCACCGGGATGCCGTCCGGCGCGGGACGCGGGCGGTGGGCGTCCGGCTCCGCGCCCGGGCCGGTGCCCGGCTGGGAGTGCTCGGACCCCGGGCCCTCCGCGGGACCGGGCGCGGAGCCACCGGGCGTGACCGTGCCGGGCGCGCCGGCTCCCGGCCCCGCTCCGGGCGCGGGAGGCTCACCGGCGGCGCGGCCCTGTACCGGTAAGGCGGCCCCGGTGCCGGCCGCCCGCTCCGGTGTCGGGGTACGCAGGAACGCCCCGCGGGGATCCGCGGGGTCCACGCCCGGCTGGGGGCGCTCGAAGGAGGTCGGCTGCTCCGTCACGCGTGTCGAGTCCATCCGTCCGGCGCACGCCGTGCGCGCGGTTCGCTCCGCCGAAACTCCGATACCCGGAACACGTGCCCCCGGAACGGATTTCGCGTGTGGTCAGAGGTTGTTCCTGCGACGCCGGCCGGCCGTCCCTGGCCGCTTCCGGTGTTTCCGTACCCCTCGCTCACGTCCTGCCGCCCCTCGGTGACGTCTGGTCAAGCCTCGCGCGCGCTCCGGTGGTTGCTGCTCCGCGCCCTTGCGGACGACGATCCTACGTTTCCTGCCCGGGGGCGCAGCAAGGGTCTCACGGGGACGCGTGCACCGGTGTGCGGTCCCAGTCCTGTG contains these protein-coding regions:
- a CDS encoding ABC transporter ATP-binding protein yields the protein MTTSAPAGSLLTAQDLHKIYGPTKALDGAGFSIHPGEVVAVMGPSGSGKSTLLHCLAGIVTPDSGSITYNGRELTAMNDSERSALRRSEFGFVFQFGQLVPELTCVENVALPLRLNGTPRKEAERTALSWLERLEVADVGGKRPGEVSGGQGQRVAVARALVTNPRVVFADEPTGALDSLNGERVMELLTEAARSTNAAVVLVTHEARVAAYSDREIVVRDGKSRDMERVV
- a CDS encoding PadR family transcriptional regulator, coding for MSIGHTLLGLLESGPRHGYDLKRAFDEKFGHDRPLHYGQVYSTMSRLLKNGLVEVDGIEAGGGPERKRYAITEAGITDVARWLATPEKPEPYLQSTLYTKVVLALLTERDAADVLDTQRSEHLRSMRILTDRKRTGDLADQLICDHALFHLEADLRWLELTAARLDKLREAVAR
- a CDS encoding SPFH domain-containing protein — translated: MPTHDPQVTADVPEMPAPRVREVKAHSIGGGLALLLGLLGLAAGVAMIVVATTVDGTAAKAVLIVGGILVALAAFIAMCGLNMVAPGEARVVQLFGRYRGTIREDGLRWVNPFTSRTKISTRVRNHETAVLKVNDAYGNPIELAAVVVWRVEDTAQATFEVDDYVEFVSTQTEAAVRHIAIEYPYDAHDEDGLSLRGNAEEITEKLAVELHARVEAAGVQIIESRFTHLAYAPEIASAMLQRQQAGAVVAARQQIVEGAVGMVESALARIQEHDIVELDSERKAAMVSNLMVVLCGDRSAQPVLNTGTLYQ
- a CDS encoding transglycosylase domain-containing protein gives rise to the protein MGRAEERRARQRGGRRAAPKGRRADGAAGRTGIRRLFTWKKIVGTFFTLCLLGMGAFIVLYMVIDIPEGNADAELQSNVYEYSDGTIMARDGDRNREIVDLARVPKDVQRTFVAAENKTFYKDGGVDLKGTARGVLNTLSGKGAQGGSTITQQYVKNYYLTQDQTVSRKLKELVISLKLDREKSKDYILAGYINTSYYGRGAYGIQAAAQAYYRVDAEDLTVEQGAYLAALLQAPNQYDWAIASDTGKKLVQQRWNYVLDNMVEQKWLDPGERGAMKFPVPQEPKAAPGMEGQTGYLVEAANTAVKKQLVEQGVAEDLEQAKALLDRGGYTITLNIDKKKQKALEKAVKERLTSKLDPKKRKVDADVQAGAVSVDPRTGKVVAMYGGVDYVKHYTNNATRQDYQPASTFKPVILAAAVEKGAETQDGVPITADTLYDGDSEHPVTDDGKEVGFAPPNEDDTNYGEIPVQEAMNKSVNSVFAQMGVDVGMTEVMRVAGELGMSEDLDPYPAQTLGSMGASPLQMAGVYATLANHGKKVTPSIVKTVEHKDRTLEMPDPVGQSVISRRAADTVTSVLTGVVDDGTAKASVRDNPLRDGQQVAGKTGTSDNNKSAWFTGYTPELVTSVGLFGEDDKEPHPQVPMYKAGGVDHRVNGGGFPAEIWAAYTFGVMDEVKKFDLETEQGSGVKPTRSPTQSETPSQTPSQEPTTEEPTTSAPPQTSSAPPTSEPPSQTPTTQPPTSSSPPPTFELPGGPDEPLNNDRE
- a CDS encoding SpoIIE family protein phosphatase, whose product is MDSTRVTEQPTSFERPQPGVDPADPRGAFLRTPTPERAAGTGAALPVQGRAAGEPPAPGAGPGAGAPGTVTPGGSAPGPAEGPGSEHSQPGTGPGAEPDAHRPRPAPDGIPVQPADGQGRVARPPEGKERRTGQVTRPGRPTPMRRDGDRLRFVGAATRRIARGIDLDEIVMGLCRATVPTFSDAILVYLRDPLPVGDERPTGPLVLRLRRTDRIPAERDTEGGGFMPAAPPEPSELDSVGEELCTVRPGSALAEVLRGVRPVFTDAPAARAALPELLGEDGASAVPDGQRAILAPLRGRRRVIGAALFLRRPERIPFEADDLLVAAQLATHSALGIDKAVLYGREAYIADELQRTMLPETLPRCTGVRLASRYLPAAETARVGGDWYDAIPLPGSRVALVVGDVMGHSMTSAAIMGQLRTTAQTLAGLDLPPQEVLHHLDEQAQRLGVDRMATCLYAVYDPVAHRITIANAGHPPPVLLHLGGRAEVLRVPAGAPIGVGGVDFEAVELEAPAGATLLLYTDGLVESRLRDVWTGIEQLREKLAATAQLTGPDHPPPLEALCDEVLDMLGPGDRDDDIALLAARFDGIAPSDVAYWFLEPEDAAPGRARRLARRQLSRWGMDELSDSVELLVSEVVTNAVRYATRPVTLRLLRTDVLRCEVGDDVPQLPRLRQARATDEGGRGLYLVNRLARRWGATRLSTGKVVWFELNHG